GTGACGTCGGCGTTACCCAGCCGCCAGCCGTCGGCGGCGGCATCTATCCATACCAGCTTGAGCAATTCGATACTGTCGGCATCCTTGTAGCGCGGATCGTCGTCGGGAAAATGGCGGCCGAGGTCGCCGCGGCCGAGCGCGCCGAGGATCGCGTTGGCCAGCGCGTGGGCGGCAACGTCGGCGTCGGAGTGGCCGCGCAGCCCATGCGAGTGCGCGATCGTCACGCCGCCCAGCACCAGCCGCCGCCCGGCCTCGAGCGGATGGAAGTCGAAGCCCTGCCCTACCCTAGTACGCATCGTCAATTGTGAACGTTCAGCGCCGTTGACAAGGCATCTGCGTCACTCCAAGCTCATCGGGTATGCGCGAGTTCTGGAAACGTCCCAAATTCTGGATCGGATTGATCATTATCCTCTGGGTCGCGTACATCGTGTACGCGAACTTTCAACTGTCGCCGGTCGAGATTCGCCTGATCCCATTTTTCGCGACGCTGCAGTTGAAGATTTCGGCGATTATCATCGGTTCCGCCGTCGTCGGCTGCGCGGCGACGCTCGGTGTTCAATTCTTCTGGCGCAGGCGCGCCTCCTCGAAGGCCGGACTACAAGCGAGCGCCGCCGCTGCGTCGAGCAGCAAAACCGTCGCCTGATCGCCCGGCTTCAGCACGGTCAGCTCCGCCGGTCCGATTAGGAGCGCATCGGCGCGCGCGAGCGAACTCAGCACGCCGGAGCTTTGATTTCCGGTCGGAGTGGCGTAAAGCTCGCCGTCACGCCGCTCGAGCGTGACGCGGACGAATTCGGTGAGGCCGTCTGCGAGACGTATCTCGACGGCGCATCTGACCGCCAGGCGCGGCAGTCCGAGGTCGCTCCGTCCCCCCATCTTGCGCAGCGCCGGCCGCACATAGAGATAGAAGCAGACCATCGTCGAAACCGGATTTCCGGGCAGGCCGAAAACCGGTTTGCCGGCGATCGTGCCGAACTTGAGCGGGCGACCGGGCTTTTGCGCGACCCCGTGGAACATCTGATTGAGTCCCAGGCCGTCGAGCTCCTGCTTTACATGGTCGAACTGGCCAACCGAGACGCCGCCGGTCGAGAGCACCGCGTCGAAAGCGAGCGCTTCTCCTAGGCGCTCGCGGATCTCCTCGGGGCGATCGCGCGCGACCTTGAGGATCGTTGCTTCCGCGCCGGCCTCGCCGATCGCCGCGGCCAGCGCGTAAGCGCTTGAGTTGACCACCTGCGCACCCGTCGGCGCCTGATCGACATCCACTAGTTCGTCGCCAGTCGCGACGATCGCGACTCGCGGACGGCGATAGACGTCGACCATCGCGCGATTGAGCGACGCCAGCATCCCGACATCTGCGGCCGACAGCGTCTTGCCCGCCGCGATCACCAACTCGTCCCGCCGCAAGTCCTCACCGCGCGGACGGACGAAGGCGCCGACTGTTGCCGCGGCGAGGATTTCGACCGCTTCGCCAAGACTGCGAGTTCGCTCGACCGGGACGATTGCGTCGGCGCCATCCGCAACCGGCGCTCCAGTCATCGTGCGGACCGTCTCACCCGCGCCGACGCGGTGGATCGGCATCAGGCCCGCGCCGACCGTTTCGACCACCTTGAGCCGCACCGGACGATCCTCGCGGGCGGCGGCAACGTCTGCGGCGCGCACCGCGTAGCCGTCCATCGCGGAATTGGCAAAGCCCGGAATATCGCGCGGCGAGCGAATCTCCTCGGCGAGGACTCGCGCCAACGCCTCGCGGAGCGAAACCCGCTCGACGGCCAGGCGCTTCACGTTTTCGATAACGAGATGCAAGGCGGCCTCGGTGGTAATCATTGCATCCCCAGCATACGCTGCTCGGGCGCTAATAAAAATCCGTAACGCCCAGCAACGGTCGAACGTATCCTATAACGACACGCGCTTATCCCACTCCCCCCGAGATTGGCGCGTCGCTCCCGACCGATTGGGAGAGGGGCAGGGACCCGATGTCGCCCCCCCGTGCATAGGGTTGTCCCCTCTCCCGCTTTTCTTGAATTTATCGACAAAACCACGTAGGCCCTATGAGGCAAGCGGCAGCGTTGGGAGTAGCCTTTTGCGCCGCCGCTCGCGAAATCCGGCTAGATTGCGCTTGAGGAAATCGATGGACCTGGGAATCGCGGGAAAAACAGCCTTGGTGTTGGGCGGCAGCAAGGGTCTCGGACGCGGCGTCGCCCATGCCTTGGCGGCCGAGGGCGTCGCCGTCGCTGTATTGGCGCGCGGTCAGGAGGCGATCGACAAGACGGTCGCCGAAATCAACGGCCGCGGGGGACGCGCCATCGGCGTCGCTGCGGATCTAGCCGATTGGCCGACGGTCGAGCGCGCCTTCAACACCGCGCGTCAGCAGCTCGGGCCGATCGATATTCTCCTCAATAACTCGGGTGGCCCACCGCCGTCGCCGGTAATCGGCGTCGCGCCCGAAGTCTGGGAAGCACAATTTCGCCAGATGGTGTTGGTGCTGTTTCGCCTGACCGATCTGGTGCTGCCCGAGATGCGGACGCGCAAATGGGGCCGCATCATCAACGTCGCCTCCGAGTCCGTGATCCAGCCGATTGCCGCCATCGGTATTTCGAACACGCTGCGCGCCTCGGTCGTCGGCTGGGCCAAAACCCTCTCCGGCGAGGTCGCCCGCGACGGCGTTACGGTCAACACGATGTTGCCGGGCCCCTTTGCCACGGACCGTGTAGCGCAGGTCTCGAAGATGATGGCGAGTCGGCAGAACATCACGGTTGAGGAGGTCCAAAAACGCCTCGCCAATCAGGTGCCGGTCGGACGGATCGGTGACGCCGCCGAGTTCGGCGCGATCGCGGCCTTTCTCGCCAGTCGGCACGCCGGCTATATCACGGGATCGACGATTCGCGTCGAGGGCGGGACTATCCGCTCAGTCTAGCCAGTCAGGCTGTAAGCTCGGGCCGGGGCTTGGGGGAGAGCTAAAGTTCGGGGGAGACCTGGGCGCTAGTCGCTCCGTTCGCGGGTACGCGAACCTGATAGACTCTCGCGCTCGGTGGGGCGCAATCGCCAACCAGCGCAGGATTCAATGCGCGCAGGACACTGACCGCGGTGTGCTGACGCGCGGCCACCGCCTTGAGCGGCGTACCACCCTTCACAGTGACCGTCTGATAGGAAGGAGTTGCTGCATAGCGCATCGGTTCGATCCCGTAGGCTTCGCGATGACGCGCAATCAACGCTACGGCCATAAAGCGATTAAGCAGGGTGCGGGTACGGCGGGGTATGCGCTCGATCAGGCGCTCGTACGGAGCGTCGGCCAGACGGAGATAGCGGTCACAACCGGTTTCGCCGTTGTTCCACGCTACCAATGTCATCCGCCAATCCGAGCCGGTCTGCTCGTGGAGCGTCGTCAGGTAATCCGCCGCCGCGCGCGTTGACTTGATCGGGTCGCGCCGCTCGTCCACCCAGCGGTTGATCGTTAGACCGAAGCGGCGGGCAGTACCGCGGCTGAGTTGCCAAGGGCCAGCCCCATTTGCCGCAAAGCCGCTCTCGGCAACGGTTAGATAGACCAGGTCAGGCGGCAGCCCGCGGTCCCGCAGCAACGATCCCATCTCGGCCATGTATGGGCTGATCCGCCGAAACGACCGGTTAAGCGTCGCGGGCTGGTTAACGTAACCGTCCACATAGGCCTGGACGGTGCGATTCAACACGATCGGAAAGGGCGCGACACTTTGCGGTTGGCTGCGTACAAAGGGCCCACTGTCCGACCCCGGCTTCGTGGCGGCAGCGGCGTCGTCATTCTGCGCCGGGGCATTCTGAGCCGGGCTCGCATGGTCGGTCGCCACGCCGGTGACCGACAATCCTGCCTGCTCGGAGGAGGAATTCAGCGCCGGCGAGCAGCCGAACAGCGGTGCCGCTAGACAGGCAAGTACAGAAATCTTTAGGAGGTTCCCCGGCATCAAGTTCCCGTTGACGAGGCTCACCTTATTGTCCTGGGCAACCGCAATCAACCCATCTGACATCAAAAAATCTAATATTATAAACAGCTATTTCTATTATGCCGCACCGCTCGTTGAACGTAACTTGAGGCGAAAACCGTCCCGTCCGCCGACGACAACTCTCGGCGGACGAACCACGCTATGCTAATTTCTGACGGCGATGGATCTGTGGCGCGACATAGTCGAAAGCCTACCGCAGGCCGTGCTCGTGCTGTCGCAGACGGGCGATCCGATCACGGTCAATCCGGCCGCCGAGACTTTGCTGGGAGTTTCGCCCATCGTGCGCTTCCGCGTCGAACGCCTGTTCGAGCTCAATCAGTGGCTCGCTGATATGGTCAAGACTTGCTTCGAGACCGCGCAGAGCCTCGAAAATCCGGCGATCGAGCTCGCCCTGGAGAAGCGCCGGGTCTCCGTTCACGCGGGCGTTTTCCCCTTACTCGGACCGGTTGGTGAAGCCCAGAGCGTGGTTGTCCTGCTTCACGATCTTTCCCATCAAAGAGGACTCGAACTCGGCGGCGAGCGCAATCGTCACGCGCTGCGGCTATCGCCCGCCGGGCTCGCCCACGAGGTCAAGAACCCGTTAACCGGGATTAAAGGGGCCGCCGAGCTGTTGGCGGCGCTCTTTCCAGCCGACGAGCGCGCCCGTCAGTACTGTGGATTGATTCTGCAGGGGGTTGATCGAATCGCTTCGCTGGTCGAGCAGGTACTGGCGGTATCGGGGCCGGCCCGGCTCAATCGCGGGCGCTTCAACATCCATCAGGTGCTGCATCAGGCGCTGCGGATGGCGGGTCTGTTCGAGCCGGTGCAGCAGGGTGTCGTGGTTGAACAGTTGTTCGACCCAAGCCTGCCCGAGGTTAACGGCGACGCCGCGGCCCTCGAGCGCGTCTTCTTGAACCTGTTGCGCAACGCACGCGAGGCGATCGACGAGAGTCCCACGGGCACTCGACATCTGATCAGGATTAGGACCGCGATGGAGAGCCAATTCAGGATCTCGTCCAAAGGGCGGCGGCGTCAGTTTCTGCGGGTCGAGATTAGCGACACCGGCAAAGGGATAACCGGCGAAGAAATAGAACAGCTTTTCACACCTTTCTTCACCACCAAGGCAAAGGGCACAGGGCTCGGCCTGATGTTGAGCCAACATACGATCGAGCTTCATGGCGGCAAGCTGTGGGCCGAGAGTCGCGGCCCTGAGAATCTGCTCCGCAGCGACTCCGTGAGAGACCCCGCGCAACCTGCGGATCCGGTGCAACCGGTCGGCATGACTTTCCACGTCCTGCTGCCTTTCGACTAGGACCAGTTTCTACGGGCAATAGTCGGCTGCAACGGATGCGAAACGATTGCCGTAGCGAAATCGCAAATCATGTTGCAATATCGTCGATAATACTCGCGGCGAATGAGCTTCGCGCGCAGAACGGAGTGCGCTTAATCGCGATGACTGAGACCGCGCATTCACTGCCTTAACATACGTCTGTTATGCATTGATATGTCTAATTGTGTATTGATCAGGGGTGGACCACCTTCTTCGCTCTCGCTCGTGGCAAAATAAAAGCGAAGCTATCGGATTGGGGGCGATTTCGCTGATGGATACCTAGCGGGCATCAGGTTTGCTCACATCCACTCTGACGCGCGCGTGAATCCGCGTCAGACCCGCGTCAAAGTGGAGAAGCATGAAAAAGGCTGAGGCCTGCTGCGCGTCCTGGATCGATGCTGTTGCAGATGTCGACCCGGCGCGCGAGCTTGATGAGGCCGAGCTCTGGCTGACGCGCACCGTGCGTATCGGAATCGGCTGCACGCTGCCGCTGCAGCTCGGCCATCTCGTGATAGTCATGGTCCGCTTTCCGTGGTTCGCACGATCGGTCGGGCCGATCCTTTTCTGCGATCTCGCCTTTACCGGCTTTTTTCTCGGCTGGACCTGGACGCGATCGTTCCACGACCGCTGGCGCGAGGGGGTCTTCGCCTGGAGCTCGACGCTGGTCGTGAGCGCCGCGATTGTCGGGACGATCACCCATCAGATGACCGCCTTCTTCCTCGCGTTGGTGCTGATGCTGTTTGGGACGGCTGCCTTCGCACCATGGGGGATGCTGTGGCAGTCATTCTTCGTGCTGGTCTGTCTAGGCGCGGCGGTTGCGGCGACGGAGATTGCGCCGCAGGCTGCTGACGGCTTTCAACTGTTTCGCTTGCTCGAATTATCGACCGCCGCATTTATCTCACTGTTCCTCGCGACCTTGACCGAGCGTTATCGCAACAGCATCAAGTTGCGGCTCCAAGCACTGGTGCAGAATGTCGAGCAGCTACGCGCGGCCGAGCGGGCGGTCGCCGCGGCACGAGAGGCCGCTGAGGCGAGTTCACGCGCCAAGAGTGATTTTCTTTCGAGTATGTCGCATGAGATTCGCACGCCCATGAATGCGATCCTGGGAATGGCCGAGGTCCTGGCTGATAGTGAACTCAGCCCCGATCAGCGCAAATACCTGTCGATCATGATGAACAACGGCGGCGCGCTGCTCGACCTGATCAACGCGATCCTCGATCTGGCGCGGGTCGAAAGCGGCCGCCTCAAGCTCGAAGAGACCAGTTTCGATCTCTACGAGCTGACCGAACGCGTTGCCGAAACTCTCGCGCTGCGGGCCCATCAGAAGGGCCTCGAGTTGATCGTCGATATTTCGCCGGCCACTCCGCAGACCGTGATCGGCGACCCTCTGCGGGTGCGCCAGGTACTGACCAACCTGCTCGGCAACGCGATCAAGTTCACGGCGCAAGGGGAAATCGCGCTCGAAATCAGACCCGAAGACGATCATGGGATGATCCGCTTTGCGGTCCACGATACTGGAATCGGTATTCCCGCTGAGCAAATCGAAAGCATCTTTAGCAGCTATGCTCAGGCGGAATCCTCGACCGCGCGCAAGTACGGTGGCAGTGGCCTCGGCCTCGCGATTGTCAAACAGCTCGCCGAGCTGATGGGTGGGCGGGTCGCGGTGGAAAGCACCGTCGATTGCGGCAGCACCTTTCACTTGAGCGCGCGCTTCAGATTGCCGGACGGGTCGGCCACGGCTGCAACCGTGGTCACTCGACCCCCGGGGAATCTCAAGCTTCTCGTCGTCGACCCGAACGCCACCAGTCGGCGAACGTTAGCCGCGATGCTCGCCCATCTGGGCGCGCAATGCACCGTCGCCGCGGACGGCGATGAGGCGCTCGCGCGCCTGCGCGACGATCGCCACGGCTACGACGCTCTCCTGCTCGACAATCAGGCGATGGGGCTTGGGGGTGTTGAAGCCGCCCGCCGAATCATCGCGGCGGGCTGCGGCCAAATTACGATCATCCCGATGTTAACTGCGAACGACCTCAGCGTGAAGCTGCCGATATTCCGTGGTCTCGGCCTGATCACGCATCTGGTCAAGCCGATCCGGCGCGCGGAGCTAGCTGGCGCCCTCCAAGCCGTCGCCGAGGAACGCACCGTCGCCCGGTTGGAAAAGCCCGCCGCGTTTGCTGCGAGCGGCGCGGCCCTGGCGCTCGGCGCGGCGCCGGATCGCGAAACTGCACCGCGTTTGCTCTCCCGGCCGGCGGTCTTATCTGACTTCGTGGGCTCGCTCCGCATCCTGGTGGCTGACGATTCCCCGGATAATCGTCTCCTGATCGAAGCGTTTACGAGGAAGACCGGGTGTAGTCTCGATCAGGCCGCTGATGGAGCGGCCGCGCTCGGGAAATTCATGGAGCACCGCTACGACATCGTCCTGATGGACATGCATATGCCGGTGATGGACGGCTACATGGCAGTCAGGCGGATTCGCGAATGGGAGAAGCTCCACGGCCTCAGGCGCACTCCGATAATCGCCCTGACGGCCTCGGTGCTCGACGGGGCGGTGGGCAAGACGCTCGAAGTGGGCTGCGATAGCCATGTCAGCAAGCCGGTCCGGCGCGAAATTCTGATCGCTGCGATCCGCGAACTGGTAGACGCTCCCGCCGTCAGGATGAGTCGCCCAGACGATTCCGTGATTGCCGTTGCGCCTGCTTGAGCGGGTAACGCCCAGGATTCATTCAGCCTAGGCGCGGCGCCAGGAGATTCTCAAGACCTACAACAAGAACGTATTAGTGACGGCGGTCATGAGAAACGGATCGCGCGTCAGGCCGAGTGCAACGAGCTAAAAGAGCGTATCGCGAGCGGTTGGTCCGGCACTGTCACATTAGCGTGTTCGAGGGCGACGATATTGCCCAGGTCTCCGGCGGTTCGATCAAATTCGCATTCCATACTCATCTCCTCATTCATAGAGCGTTCGCACGATCGGATTCGACGAGCCGCCGTCGATGGTGAGAATCGCGCCGGTGGTGAAGCTCGAGGCCGGGCTCGCGAAGTACATCGCGGCCCCGGCGACCTCTTCGGGATCGCCCGCGCGCTGGAGCGGAAAGGTCTCGCGCGCGCGCCGGGTAAAATCGTCGGTGCGCGACCAGCCTTTGCTGATATCGGTATGGAACGGGCCGCACATGATGCAATTGACGCGCACCTTCGGCCCATACTCCTTGGCGAAGGTGACGGTCAGGACATTGAGGCCGGCCTTGGCGGCGCCATAGATCGCCATCTCGGCGCTGGGCCGCGCCGCCGCCGTCGACGTGATGTTGACGATCGCCCCGCCCGGCCCTGCGGCCATCCGCGCGCCGAACACCGCCGACAGCCGGTAGGGTCCTTTGAGGTTCACGGCGAGGATCTTGTCGAACAGCTCCTCGCTGGTCTCGAGCGCCGAGGGCGCCAGCGGCGAGATGCCGGCGTTATTGATCAGAACGTCAGCGCGGCCCCACTTCGCATAGACCTCGTCGGCGAGGCGATTGCAATCTTCCCACTTGCCGACATGGATCGCGTGGGCCGAGCCGTCGCCGCCGAGCGCGCGCAGTTCCTTGACCGTGGCCTCGCAGGTTTCGAGCTTGCGACTCGCCACTGCGACCTTGGCGCCGGCCGCCGCAAACGCCAGGGACATCGCGTGGCCGATGCCGCGGCTGCCGCCCGTAATAACGACGACCTTGCCGGTGAAATCGTAATGCTGTGTGGCCGGGTTCAATTGGCCGCGACCTCGCGCTCGATGAGCTCGCCATATTTCTTGATGGCGGCCTCGCGCAACGCCGGAATGTGACCGCTCGGGAAGAGTCCCTTGGTGCCCTTGTATTCGCGCAGGATTTGCCGCGCCAGCGTGATCTTATGGACCTCGGTCGGACCGTCAGCCAGACCCATCACGAAACTTTCCATCACCTGATCGACAAAGGGCATCTCGGGCGTGACGCCGAGCGAGCCGTGGAGCTGCAACGCGCGCACCGCGACATCGTGAAAGACCTTCGGCATCTGCGCCTTGACCGCGGCGATATCCTTGCGAACTTTCAAGTAATCCTTGAACTTGTCGATCCGCCACGCGGTGCGCAGCACCAGCAACCGGAACTGCTCGATGTCGATCCAGGAATCCGCGATCTTTTCCTGCACCATCTGCTTGTCGGCGAGCGCCGAGCCTTGCGTGGTGCGCGAGAGCGCCCGTTCGCACATCAGATCGAAGGCTTTGCGCACCTGCCCGATGGTGCGCATCGCATGATGGATGCGGCCGCCGCCCAGGCGGGTCTGCGCCACCGCAAAGCCGCTGCCGCGCGGCCCGAGCAGATGATCTTTCGGGATCTGCACATCCTTGTAGCTGACGTAGGCGTGGGCGCCGGCGCCCTCGGGCTCCTGGCCTACTCCGACATTGCGCTTGATCGTGACGCCCGGAGTTTCCATCGGGACGATGAATGACGATTGGCGCAGATAGGGGGCGGCGTCGGGCTCCGATACTGCCATCACGATCAGAAACGACGCCCAGCGCGCGTTGGAGGAAAACCACTTCTCGCCGTTGAGCACCCAGTTGTCGCCCTTGAGCTCGGCCCGGGTGGTGAAGACCTTGGGATCGGCGCCGCCCTGCGGTTCGGTCATCGAGAAGCATGAAACGATCTCATTGGCGAGCAGTGGTTCGAGGTAGCGTTTCTTCTGCTCGGGCGTGCCGTATTTGGCGAGAATCTCGGCGTTGCCGGTGTCCGGGGCCTGGCAGCCGAAGACCGTCGGGGCGAAACGCGAGCGCCCGAGAATCTCGTTCATCAGGGCAAGCTTGACCTGTCCGTAACCCCGGCCGCCGAGTTCGGACTCGAGATGGCAGGCCCAGAGCTTTTGCTTGCGCACGGTCTCCTGCAGCGGACGGACCAAGCGGTTGCGTTTGGGATCCCGCACGTCGTAGGGCGATTCCAGAACATAGTCGAGCGGTTCGACCTCTTCACGGACAAACCTTTCCATCCAGTCGAGCTGCTGTTGAAATTCCGGTTCGGTCTCAAAATCCCAACTCACGTTGATTTCCTCCAATGCCGGGCCGTCGTAGCTCCATCGCGGTTCGAGCGATGGCGACCAGGGTATGCCGTAAGGCGAGAGTGCCTCAGCCCGCGATGGTTCTCAAGGGTTGCGATCAGCGACGCGTTGGTCACAGTTTGATAAAAACCAGTTGACTGGTCGAAACGACCAGTCAGAATTGAGCAATGATTCGTGAATTTCAAGCCTCCGAGGCGAAGGTTCGTCTGTTGCGAATTCTCCACGAAAGTCGAGCGCGGCGACACGATCATCATCACGCGCCGCCGCCGGCCAATCGCGCGCCTGATACCCGAAGCCGCGCGCCGTCAGGACGAAAGCGATTGAGACTCTCCGTGGGTTTGGCCGGCGGACGGGCCGGATCTCGCTGCGAGAACCCCTTGCGTCGCGCCACGAAGGCCACAAGTACTGATTAAAATGGTAAGCGGCTGGAAGCGATTTCTATTTTCGGGCAGCGCGGTCGTTGATTTATCGCCGCATTGATGTAGTAAGCTCCGGCATGAATGCGCGGTCCTCGCCCGACGGTGTATCAACTCCAACAACGAAAAGGAGCCCGACCAATGCCGGCACAGCACTTTTTTGCGGATTCCCCGACCGCAATCGGACTTGATCCCGACAAAGTTCAGGCACTCTTTGATCGCGCGCGACGCGACGTTACCGAAGGCGTGCTGCCCGCCTGCCAGTTGGCGATCGCGCGCAGCGGAAAGATCGGCGCGATGGGAACCTTCGGCCGCGCCGTGCAGGGCGGCGTCGAGCAGCCGGCGACCGACGCCACCGTCTTCGACGCGATGTCGGCGACCAAGGCGATCACTTCGTCGGCGCTGTGGCTCCTGATCCAGGAGGGCAAGATCGATCCGGCCGAGCGCATCGTCAAGTATGTGCCCGAATATGGGACCAACGGCAAAGAGTCGACGACGATCGAGCATCTGCTGATTCATACGGCTGGCATCCCGGTCGCGCCGGGCGCCTGGAAGGATTGGGGCGACCATAAGCGGCGGCTGGAACGGTTTGCGCAATGGCGCCCGGAGCATCCGCCGGGTGAGCGCTTCGCGTACCATATCCACGCGAATTACTGGCCGATTGCCGAGGCGATCGAGCGCATCACGGGAACCCGCCTCGGCGATTTCATCCGCGATCGCATCGCCGCGCCGCTGGGTTTGCCCGACCTGCGGATCGGCTTGCCGCGCGCGATTCAGCCGCGGATGGCGGACGTGAAATGGGTCGGCGAGCCGGCCGCCGCCGAAGAATACAAGAAACTCGGCGTGACGCCGCCGCGCGCCAACATGGGCTCGATCAACGAGGCGGTGGTGCTGGAGATGAACGACCCGGAGCTGCGCGAGATGGATTTCCCGGCAGGCGGCCTGATGACCACCGCAGCGGACATCGCGCTGTTCTATCAGGCGCTGCTCAACGACGGCTGCGCGCATGATGGCCGGCGCATCTGGGATTCCGCGATGCTGCGCGAGGCCCGGCGGATCCGCAGCGGCGACCTGATTGATCCGGCGCGCGGGATGACGGCGAATCGCGCCCTCGGAATCGTGATCGCTGGCGGCGACGGCAAGGCCAATCTGCGCGGCTTCGGGCGGACCAACTCGGCCGAGGCGTTTGGCCATCCGGGCTTCGGCGGGCAGCTCGCGTGGGCGGACCCGGCGAGTGGGATTTCGTTCAGTTATCTGACCAACGGCTTCGACCGCAATGACTTGCGCGAGGGCCGCCGCAGCGTGGCGCTCGCCAGCCTCGCGGGGGCCTGCGCCGCCCAGTGACCGGAGAGTAAATCTCATGATTCACGAATTGAGAATCTATCACGCGATGCCCGGCCGGCTGCCGGACCTGATCAGCCGCTTCGAGAAGGTCACGGTGCGGCTCTTCGAGAAACACGGCTTCAAGCAAATCGGCTACTGGACGGTCGCGATAGGCGAGTCGAATCAGGACCTGATCTATATGCTGCAATGGGAATCGATGGCCGAGCGCGACGCCAAGTTCGCGGCCTTTCAGGCCGATCCCGAATGGATCGAGGCGCGCCGCAAGAGCGAAGAGAACGGCCCGATTCTGGCGTCCCTGGCCAACTCGATCCTGCGGCCAACGAACTTTTCCGCATTGCGCTAATGTTTATTGTCATCCTGAGCGAAGTGAGCAACGCGAACGAAGTCGAAGGATCTCGGACAGCTTCGCGCCAGCGAAGCCGATACCGGTTTTCCGGGTAGACCTATGCACGGCGACACGGAGGAAAATATGGTTCAGGTGACCGAGTTGGGCTACATGGGAATCGGCGTCAAGCAAGTCGCGGAATGGCGGCGCTTCGCCACCGAGATCCTCGGAATGGAGTTGGCGGACGACGGCGAAGGCGACCGCTGCTACCTGCGCACCGACTACTGGCATCATCGAATCGTACTGCACGACAACGGCAGCGACGACCTCGAGTATCTGGGCTGGCGCGTGGCCGGCGCCGAGGAGTTCGCCGCGATGCAGCGTCAGCTCGCCGAGGCCGGGATCAAGTTCCGCGTCGGCGCGAGCGAGGAAGCGGCTGAACGCCGCGTTCTCGAAGTGCTCAAGCTGAACGATCCCGGCGGTAATC
This sequence is a window from Candidatus Binataceae bacterium. Protein-coding genes within it:
- a CDS encoding NIPSNAP family protein; the protein is MIHELRIYHAMPGRLPDLISRFEKVTVRLFEKHGFKQIGYWTVAIGESNQDLIYMLQWESMAERDAKFAAFQADPEWIEARRKSEENGPILASLANSILRPTNFSALR
- a CDS encoding serine hydrolase domain-containing protein, with translation MPAQHFFADSPTAIGLDPDKVQALFDRARRDVTEGVLPACQLAIARSGKIGAMGTFGRAVQGGVEQPATDATVFDAMSATKAITSSALWLLIQEGKIDPAERIVKYVPEYGTNGKESTTIEHLLIHTAGIPVAPGAWKDWGDHKRRLERFAQWRPEHPPGERFAYHIHANYWPIAEAIERITGTRLGDFIRDRIAAPLGLPDLRIGLPRAIQPRMADVKWVGEPAAAEEYKKLGVTPPRANMGSINEAVVLEMNDPELREMDFPAGGLMTTAADIALFYQALLNDGCAHDGRRIWDSAMLREARRIRSGDLIDPARGMTANRALGIVIAGGDGKANLRGFGRTNSAEAFGHPGFGGQLAWADPASGISFSYLTNGFDRNDLREGRRSVALASLAGACAAQ
- a CDS encoding acyl-CoA dehydrogenase family protein: MSWDFETEPEFQQQLDWMERFVREEVEPLDYVLESPYDVRDPKRNRLVRPLQETVRKQKLWACHLESELGGRGYGQVKLALMNEILGRSRFAPTVFGCQAPDTGNAEILAKYGTPEQKKRYLEPLLANEIVSCFSMTEPQGGADPKVFTTRAELKGDNWVLNGEKWFSSNARWASFLIVMAVSEPDAAPYLRQSSFIVPMETPGVTIKRNVGVGQEPEGAGAHAYVSYKDVQIPKDHLLGPRGSGFAVAQTRLGGGRIHHAMRTIGQVRKAFDLMCERALSRTTQGSALADKQMVQEKIADSWIDIEQFRLLVLRTAWRIDKFKDYLKVRKDIAAVKAQMPKVFHDVAVRALQLHGSLGVTPEMPFVDQVMESFVMGLADGPTEVHKITLARQILREYKGTKGLFPSGHIPALREAAIKKYGELIEREVAAN